DNA from Coriobacteriia bacterium:
AAAGACGTTGTTAAAGAAATCGAATCTGTTAAAGGAACTGCAGTGGCTATTCAAACCAATGTGACGAAAGAAGAAGACATTCAGGCTTTAGTTGATACTTGTGTTAATATTCCTCGCATTCGATGATTCAAGCTTTATAAATGGTACGGTTATTATTGCGGATCCAGGATGGACAGCATACTAAATATTTGAATTCAATACACATATTAGGTAGAGGAGATACAAAATGGATATACTTTACAAAGTTCAGACAAATAAAAGTTTTGAAAATGCAGTAGAGGACCTGAAAAAGAACCTGAGCGCCCATAATTTTGGTGTATTGTGGGAGTTGAATTTCAAAGATAAGCTACAGGAAAAAGGCCTGGATTTTGATATAAATTTCAAAGTGTTAGAAGTTTGCAACCCCAGGCAGGCTAAGAGAGTGTTGGAAATGCATATAGAGGTCGGGTATTTTTTACCCTGTAAAATAGTTGTATATGAAGAAAAAGGTTCAGTAATGATCGGAATGCCCCGTCCGACCGGATTAATCGGTATGATTGATAATAATCAATTATCCGACATTGCCCTTGAAGTCGAAAACGAGCTGCAATCTGCCATAGATAGTACCAAATAGGTTATGATGAGTAAATTTTTTCCGGATAATTAAGGAAAAGAGCGGGGTGCGGATTCCGGCGTATCCGGTCGGCTGTTCCGGAATTATCCGGACAGCAAACCGGAAACATCCGGACACTTTGTCAAGCAATTTGTTTGTATGATAATGCCGAGAATATTTCAATGCATTAGTCGTTTGATACGCGAGTTTTTTCTCGACAACCACTCCTTTTCTACGGTTGGGCTGTCCGGCGTTTTGACAGCCTTTTGCCTAAGAATGCCGCCGAAATATGCACCTGTCTAAGTACTTTTTGACCGTTTGAAATCGTCTCCTCTTTC
Protein-coding regions in this window:
- a CDS encoding DUF302 domain-containing protein, which translates into the protein MDILYKVQTNKSFENAVEDLKKNLSAHNFGVLWELNFKDKLQEKGLDFDINFKVLEVCNPRQAKRVLEMHIEVGYFLPCKIVVYEEKGSVMIGMPRPTGLIGMIDNNQLSDIALEVENELQSAIDSTK